One window of Arvicola amphibius chromosome 6, mArvAmp1.2, whole genome shotgun sequence genomic DNA carries:
- the Col8a2 gene encoding collagen alpha-2(VIII) chain encodes MQGALMTLPSLLLLLLGCGPRVSSGGGVGGAAGYAPVKYVQPRQKGPVGPPFREGKGQYLEMPLPLLPMDLKGEPGPPGKPGPRGPPGPPGFPGKPGTGKPGLHGQPGPAGPPGFSRMGKAGPPGLPGKVGPPGQPGLRGEPGIRGDQGLRGPPGPPGLPGPSGITVPGKPGAQGMPGPPGFRGEPGPQGEPGPRGDRGFKGDNGVGQPGLPGAPGQAGAPGPPGLPGPAGLGKPGLDGIPGAPGDKGDSGPPGVPGSRGEPGVMGPKGPPGVDGVGVPGAAGIPGPQGPAGAKGEPGLRGPPGLIGPVGYGMPGKPGPKGDRGPAGAPGLLGDRGEPGEDGEPGEQGPQGLGGPPGLPGSAGLPGRRGPPGPKGEVGPGGPPGVPGIRGDQGPNGLAGKPGLPGERGLPGAHGPPGPTGPKGEPGFTGRPGGPGVAGALGQKGDLGLPGQPGLRGPSGIPGLQGPAGPIGPQGLPGLKGEPGLPGPPGEGKVGEPGTAGPTGPPGVPGSPGLTGPPGPPGPPGPPGAPGAFDETGIAGLHLPNGGVEGAVLGKGGKPQFGLGELSAHATPAFTALLTSPFPASGMPVRFDRTLYNGHSGYNPATGIFTCPVGGVYYFAYHVHVKGTNVWVALYKNNVPATYTYDEYKKGYLDQASGGAVLQLRPNDQVWVQMPSDQANGLYSTEYIHSSFSGFLLCPT; translated from the exons ATGCAGGGGGCTCTGATGACCCTGCCTTCGCTGCTATTGTTGCTGTTGGGGTGTGGGCCAAGAGTGTCCTCTGGTGGCGGAGTCGGGGGCGCAGCAGGCTATGCCCCGGTAAAGTACGTGCAGCCCAGGCAGAAAGGACCAGTGGGACCGCCTTTCCGCGAGGGCAAGGGCCAGTACTTGG aaATGCCCCTGCCGCTGCTGCCAATGGACTTGAAAGGAGAGCCGGGCCCCCCTGGGAAGCCAGGACCTCGGGGTCCCCCTGGGCCTCCTGGCTTCCCAGGAAAGCCAGGCACAGGAAAACCTGGGCTTCATGGGCAGCCAGGCCCTGCTGGCCCCCCTGGCTTCTCCCGGATGGGCAAGGCTGGTCCCCCAGGGCTCCCTGGCAAGGTTGGAccaccaggacagccaggcttgcGGGGAGAGCCAGGGATACGAGGGGACCAGGGCCTCCGGGGACCCCCAGGACCCCCTGGCCTTCCTGGTCCTTCAGGCATTACCGTTCCTGGAAAACCAGGTGCCCAGGGGATGCCAGGGCCTCCAGGATTTAGGGGGGAGCCAGGACCCCAGGGAGAGCCTGGACCCCGAGGTGACAGGGGCTTCAAGGGGGATAATGGggtaggccagccagggcttcctGGGGCCCCTGGGCAGGCAGGTGCCCCTGGGCCCCCTGGGCTACCTGGTCCAGCTGGCTTGGGCAAACCAGGTTTGGATGGGATACCAGGAGCCCCAGGAGACAAAGGTGATTCTGGGCCCCCTGGGGTTCCAGGCTCTAGGGGAGAGCCGGGAGTTATGGGTCCAAAAGGCCCCCCTGGGGTAGATGGTGTGGGAGTACCAGGGGCAGCAGGGATACCAGGGCCACAGGGCCCAGCAGGGGCTAAAGGGGAGCCAGGGCTCCGGGGCCCCCCTGGCTTGATAGGCCCTGTTGGCTATGGGATGCCAGGAAAACCAGGACCTAAGGGAGACAGGGGCCCAGCTGGGGCCCCAGGGCTTTTGGGGGACAGAGGTGAgccaggagaggatggggagccAGGAGAGCAGGGTCCACAGGGCCTTGGGGGTCCACCTGGCCTTCCTGGGTCTGCAGGGCTTCCTGGTAGACGTGGGCCCCCTGGACCCAAGGGAGAGGTAGGACCTGGAGGTCCCCCAGGAGTGCCTGGCATTCGGGGTGACCAAGGGCCTAATGGTCTGGCAGGGAAGCCTGGGCTCCCTGGTGAGAGGGGACTTCCTGGGGCTCACGGACCCCCTGGACCAACTGGGCCCAAGGGTGAGCCAGGTTTTACAGGTCGTCCTGGAGGGCCAGGGGTGGCAGGAGCCCTCGGACAGAAAGGTGACTTGGGGCTTCCTGGGCAGCCTGGCTTGAGGGGCCCCTCTGGAATCCCAGGACTGCAGGGCCCAGCTGGCCCTATTGGGCCTCAGGGTCTGCCAGGTCTAAAGGGTGAACCAGGCCTTCCAGGGCCTCCAGGAGAGGGAAAAGTGGGGGAACCTGGCACTGCTGGGCCCACAGGACCCCCTGGAGTCCCTGGCTCCCCAGGACTCACAGGTCCTCCTGGGCCCCCTGGGCCTCCTGGCCCTCCTGGTGCTCCTGGGGCCTTTGACGAGACTGGTATTGCAGGCTTGCATCTGCCCAACGGTGGAGTGGAGGGGGCTGTACTGGGCAAGGGGGGAAAGCCACAGTTTGGGCTGGGGGAGCTGTCAGCACACGCTACTCCGGCCTTCACCGCTCTGctcacctcccccttccctgcctcaGGCATGCCAGTTAGGTTTGACCGGACTCTCTACAATGGTCACAGCGGCTACAACCCAGCTACTGGTATCTTCACCTGCCCTGTGGGAGGCGTCTATTACTTTGCTTACCATGTGCATGTCAAGGGCACCAATGTGTGGGTGGCCCTGTACAAGAACAACGTGCCGGCCACCTACACCTACGACGAATACAAGAAGGGCTATTTGGACCAGGCGTCTGGAGGGGCTGTGCTCCAGCTACGGCCCAACGACCAGGTGTGGGTGCAGATGCCCTCAGACCAGGCCAACGGCCTCTACTCCACTGAGtacatccactcc